One window of the Shewanella litorisediminis genome contains the following:
- a CDS encoding S-(hydroxymethyl)glutathione dehydrogenase/class III alcohol dehydrogenase, whose protein sequence is MSASFIKSRAAIAWGPGQPLSVEEVDVMLPKAGEVLVRIVATGVCHTDAFTLSGDDPEGVFPAILGHEGGGIVEMVGEGVTSVAVGDHVIPLYTAECGKCKFCTSGKTNLCSAVRATQGKGLMPDGTTRFYKDGEPIYHYMGCSTFSEYTVLPEISLAKVNPEAPLEEVCLLGCGVTTGMGAVLKTAKVKPGDTVAIFGLGGIGLSAVIGATIAGASRIIGIDINDSKFELAKKLGATDCINPKNYDKPIQDVIVEMTDGGVDFSFECIGNVNVMRSALECCHKGWGESVIIGVAGAGQEISTRPFQLVTGRVWRGSAFGGVKGRSELPGIVEQYLRGEFALSDFITHTMGLDAINEAFKLMHEGKSIRSVIHYDRK, encoded by the coding sequence ATGTCTGCATCCTTTATTAAATCCCGCGCCGCCATTGCCTGGGGTCCGGGCCAACCCCTATCCGTTGAAGAAGTGGATGTGATGTTGCCCAAGGCCGGCGAAGTGCTGGTGCGCATTGTCGCCACCGGCGTATGCCACACCGATGCCTTTACCCTGTCGGGCGATGATCCGGAAGGCGTGTTTCCGGCCATTTTGGGCCACGAGGGCGGCGGCATTGTGGAAATGGTGGGCGAAGGCGTGACCAGCGTGGCGGTTGGCGACCATGTGATCCCGCTGTACACCGCCGAGTGCGGCAAATGTAAGTTTTGTACCTCGGGCAAGACCAACCTGTGCTCGGCTGTGCGCGCCACCCAGGGCAAGGGCCTGATGCCGGACGGCACCACCCGCTTTTATAAAGATGGCGAGCCGATTTATCACTACATGGGCTGCTCCACTTTCAGTGAATACACAGTGCTGCCGGAAATCTCCCTCGCCAAGGTTAACCCCGAAGCGCCGCTGGAAGAAGTGTGTCTGCTGGGCTGCGGCGTCACCACCGGTATGGGTGCAGTGCTTAAAACCGCCAAGGTGAAGCCAGGCGACACAGTGGCCATTTTCGGACTCGGCGGCATTGGTTTGTCGGCGGTGATTGGCGCCACCATTGCCGGAGCCAGCCGCATCATTGGTATTGATATCAACGACAGTAAGTTTGAACTGGCCAAAAAGCTCGGCGCCACCGACTGCATCAACCCCAAAAACTACGACAAGCCGATTCAGGACGTAATTGTTGAGATGACCGACGGCGGCGTGGACTTCTCCTTCGAATGCATCGGCAATGTGAATGTAATGCGAAGCGCGCTGGAGTGCTGCCACAAGGGCTGGGGTGAGTCAGTGATCATTGGCGTTGCGGGCGCCGGGCAGGAGATTTCCACCCGTCCATTCCAGCTGGTAACCGGCCGGGTGTGGCGCGGCAGTGCCTTTGGCGGCGTGAAAGGACGCTCCGAACTGCCGGGCATTGTTGAGCAGTACCTGCGAGGTGAATTTGCCCTGAGTGACTTTATCACCCACACCATGGGACTGGATGCGATTAACGAAGCGTTCAAGCTGATGCACGAAGGCAAAAGTATCCGCAGCGTGATCCATTACGATCGCAAATAA
- the fghA gene encoding S-formylglutathione hydrolase, whose translation MTLELVSANRSFDGWHKQYSHQSSSLDCKMRFAIFLPPQAETQSVPVLYWLSGLTCSDENFMQKAGAQRLAATLGLAIVAMDTSPRGEGVADDPDGAWDFGLGAGFYLNATEAPWSKHYRMYDYVVKELPKLIEANFPVSSKRSIAGHSMGGHGALTIALKNPGRYASVSAFSPICNPSQSPWGQKAFGNYLGKDRESWREYDSCELIGRCADPIPMLVDQGDADSFLETELMPQRLQNAADSADFPLNLRMQPGYDHSYYFIASFIDEHLEFHHHWLTRG comes from the coding sequence ATGACTCTGGAACTAGTCAGTGCCAATCGCAGCTTTGACGGTTGGCACAAGCAGTACAGCCATCAATCCAGCAGCCTGGATTGCAAGATGCGCTTTGCGATTTTTCTGCCGCCCCAGGCCGAAACCCAAAGCGTACCTGTGCTTTATTGGTTATCAGGGCTGACCTGCAGCGATGAAAACTTTATGCAGAAGGCAGGCGCCCAGCGCCTCGCCGCGACGCTCGGGCTTGCCATTGTTGCCATGGACACCAGCCCACGGGGCGAAGGTGTGGCCGACGATCCCGATGGCGCCTGGGACTTTGGCCTGGGGGCAGGTTTTTATCTCAATGCCACCGAAGCGCCCTGGAGTAAGCACTACCGCATGTACGATTATGTGGTGAAAGAGCTGCCGAAGCTGATTGAAGCCAACTTCCCGGTCAGCAGCAAACGCAGCATTGCCGGCCACTCCATGGGCGGCCACGGCGCCCTGACCATAGCGCTGAAAAACCCCGGTCGCTATGCCAGCGTGTCTGCGTTCAGCCCTATCTGTAATCCCAGCCAGAGCCCCTGGGGCCAAAAGGCCTTTGGTAACTATTTGGGCAAAGACAGGGAAAGCTGGCGCGAATACGACAGCTGCGAATTGATTGGCCGCTGCGCCGATCCCATACCCATGTTGGTGGATCAGGGCGATGCCGATAGCTTTCTGGAGACAGAGCTCATGCCGCAGCGCCTGCAAAATGCCGCTGACAGTGCCGACTTTCCGCTGAATCTGCGAATGCAGCCGGGTTACGATCACAGCTACTACTTCATCGCGAGTTTTATTGATGAACACCTGGAGTTTCACCATCACTGGTTGACCCGGGGATAA
- a CDS encoding endonuclease/exonuclease/phosphatase family protein translates to MTNKRKIILWLSAALVALLIGALTTVLVKIPDVPEVILSEPGLVLTNQGRCFRHDYPVAAPVDRAIDDRGVISMLVWNIHKQSDGEWPEGLWTLGADWQLMLFQEVELNTDFRSALENHQFNWTMMPAFRFQGLDYGVMLASRRPSLEGCGLLKVEPWIRLPKAALYSLYALSNGETLLVVNLHGINFDPNLQEWEDQLAPLLKQVLQHQGPVILAGDFNSWGERRSNKLEKLLEPLELSSARFDPDSRIRVFGAPLDWVFYRGLILKEAQSPTTDLSDHAPLMVWFELIPGSTSDGETPGVHQ, encoded by the coding sequence ATGACCAACAAGCGGAAAATAATTCTCTGGCTAAGTGCTGCCCTGGTTGCTCTTCTGATTGGCGCACTGACAACCGTCCTGGTGAAAATCCCGGATGTACCAGAGGTGATTTTGTCTGAACCCGGGTTAGTGTTAACCAATCAAGGCCGCTGTTTTCGCCATGATTACCCTGTCGCTGCCCCGGTTGACCGTGCCATTGATGATCGCGGTGTAATTTCTATGTTGGTTTGGAATATCCATAAACAAAGTGATGGTGAGTGGCCCGAAGGGCTCTGGACTCTGGGCGCTGACTGGCAGCTGATGTTGTTTCAGGAGGTTGAACTCAATACCGATTTCAGATCAGCGCTGGAAAATCATCAGTTCAACTGGACTATGATGCCCGCTTTTCGCTTTCAGGGGCTGGATTATGGTGTGATGCTGGCATCGCGCCGCCCATCGCTTGAGGGGTGCGGCCTGTTAAAGGTTGAGCCCTGGATCCGACTTCCCAAGGCGGCCCTTTACAGCCTCTATGCCCTGAGTAATGGTGAGACCTTGCTGGTGGTTAATCTCCACGGGATCAACTTTGATCCCAATTTGCAGGAGTGGGAAGATCAATTGGCGCCGCTGCTAAAACAGGTATTGCAGCATCAAGGTCCTGTGATCCTGGCGGGCGACTTTAACAGCTGGGGAGAGCGCAGAAGCAACAAGCTTGAGAAACTCCTTGAACCGCTTGAACTAAGCAGTGCGCGGTTTGACCCGGATTCGCGGATCAGGGTATTTGGTGCTCCGCTTGATTGGGTATTTTATCGCGGCTTGATTTTGAAAGAGGCGCAATCACCCACAACAGACTTGTCGGATCATGCGCCTCTCATGGTGTGGTTCGAGCTTATCCCCGGGTCAACCAGTGATGGTGAAACTCCAGGTGTTCATCAATAA
- the mnmG gene encoding tRNA uridine-5-carboxymethylaminomethyl(34) synthesis enzyme MnmG, producing MQFHERFDVIVVGGGHAGTEAALASARMGCKTLLLTHNVDTLGQMSCNPAIGGIGKGHLVKEIDALGGAMAIATDFSGIQFRTLNSSKGPAVRATRAQADRALYKAKILSILQQQPNLRIFQQAVDDLVVENGRVIGAVTQMGLAFEAPAVVLTAGTFLGGKIHIGLENYSGGRAGDQPAIALAHRLRDLPLRVGRLKTGTPPRIDARTIDFSVMTEQKGDTPLPVMSFIGDVNQHPEQISCYITHTNERTHDIIRGGLDRSPMYSGVIEGIGPRYCPSIEDKIHRFADKNSHQIFIEPEGLTTTEIYPNGISTSLPFDVQIQLVRSIQGMENAEIVRPGYAIEYDYFDPRDLKNSLETKVIDGLFFAGQINGTTGYEEAGAQGLLAGLNAALQVQGKEAWAPRRDQAYLGVLVDDLSTLGTKEPYRMFTSRAEYRLLLREDNADLRLTEKGRELGLVDDFRWQKFSEKRESIELEQQRLRSQWVHVNSPQVAGLNEVLSAPLTREASLEDLLRRPEIEYDTLMKIEGFGPGLADPLAAEQVQIQVKYAGYIQRQQDEIAKAERNENTRLPLDLDYSEVPGLSNEVTAKLNAHKPETIGQASRISGVTPAAVSILLVHLKKRGLLRKSA from the coding sequence ATGCAATTTCATGAACGGTTTGATGTGATAGTAGTCGGTGGCGGTCATGCCGGTACCGAAGCCGCCTTGGCTTCAGCCCGAATGGGATGCAAGACACTGCTGCTCACCCATAATGTCGATACCCTGGGCCAAATGTCCTGCAACCCTGCCATTGGTGGTATTGGTAAAGGACACTTGGTGAAAGAGATAGATGCACTGGGTGGTGCCATGGCGATCGCCACAGATTTCTCTGGGATCCAGTTCCGTACGCTTAACTCCAGTAAGGGCCCGGCCGTAAGAGCTACCCGTGCTCAGGCTGACAGAGCCCTCTACAAAGCCAAGATCCTGAGTATTCTGCAGCAGCAGCCTAACCTGCGGATTTTCCAGCAAGCCGTTGACGACCTAGTGGTTGAAAATGGTCGTGTGATCGGGGCTGTAACCCAAATGGGTCTGGCCTTTGAAGCGCCTGCCGTGGTGCTGACAGCGGGTACCTTCCTGGGTGGCAAAATCCACATTGGTCTTGAAAACTACAGCGGTGGTCGGGCTGGCGATCAGCCTGCCATTGCCCTCGCCCATCGCTTACGGGATCTGCCATTACGTGTTGGACGCCTGAAAACAGGTACGCCACCCCGTATCGATGCCCGAACCATAGATTTTTCGGTGATGACAGAGCAAAAAGGCGACACTCCCTTGCCTGTGATGTCTTTTATCGGCGATGTGAACCAGCATCCTGAGCAGATCTCCTGCTACATCACCCATACCAACGAGCGTACCCACGATATCATCCGCGGTGGTTTGGACCGCAGCCCCATGTATTCAGGGGTGATTGAGGGCATTGGTCCCCGTTACTGTCCGTCCATTGAAGATAAAATTCACCGTTTTGCTGATAAGAATTCCCATCAGATCTTTATCGAGCCCGAGGGCTTGACCACGACAGAAATTTATCCGAACGGCATCTCCACCAGTTTGCCATTTGACGTGCAAATTCAGCTGGTTCGCTCCATCCAAGGGATGGAAAACGCAGAGATAGTGCGTCCTGGTTACGCCATCGAATATGACTATTTCGATCCGAGAGATCTGAAAAACTCTCTCGAAACCAAGGTCATCGACGGACTTTTCTTTGCCGGACAGATAAACGGCACCACTGGCTATGAAGAAGCCGGCGCTCAGGGACTGTTGGCCGGTCTTAATGCCGCGCTGCAGGTACAGGGCAAAGAGGCATGGGCACCACGTCGGGATCAGGCTTACCTGGGCGTGCTGGTGGATGATCTTTCTACTTTGGGCACCAAAGAGCCCTACCGTATGTTCACCAGCCGCGCCGAATACCGCTTGCTGCTGCGTGAAGACAATGCCGATCTGCGTTTGACTGAAAAAGGTCGGGAACTGGGCCTGGTGGATGACTTCCGCTGGCAAAAATTCAGTGAGAAACGTGAGTCCATCGAGCTTGAGCAGCAGCGTCTGCGCAGCCAATGGGTGCATGTGAATTCTCCCCAGGTTGCCGGGCTTAACGAGGTGCTCAGCGCTCCGCTGACCCGCGAAGCATCACTGGAAGATCTGTTGCGTCGTCCGGAAATTGAGTACGACACACTGATGAAGATTGAAGGCTTCGGCCCTGGATTGGCTGATCCGCTTGCCGCTGAACAGGTGCAAATTCAGGTAAAATACGCCGGTTACATTCAGCGTCAGCAGGATGAAATCGCCAAGGCTGAGCGTAACGAAAACACCCGCTTGCCGTTGGATCTGGACTACAGCGAAGTGCCTGGCCTGTCCAACGAAGTGACGGCCAAACTGAATGCACATAAACCAGAGACCATCGGTCAGGCATCCCGGATCTCCGGTGTAACACCTGCGGCCGTATCCATTCTGCTGGTTCACCTGAAAAAGCGTGGATTGCTGAGAAAGAGCGCTTAA
- the rsmG gene encoding 16S rRNA (guanine(527)-N(7))-methyltransferase RsmG, translating to MLAEKLSQDLAKAGLQVDAQQQQQLLAFVALLDKWNKAYNLTSVREPAQMLTRHILDSLVVSPHLVGTRFIDVGTGPGLPGIPLAIINPDKEFVLLDSLGKRIRFQKQVAVELGLKNISSVESRVELYQPEQGFDGVLSRAFASVGDMLSWCHHLPAEDGCFYALKGQLADEEMAGIPEGVKLIETIRLTVPGLDEQRHLLKLVKA from the coding sequence GTGTTAGCCGAAAAACTCAGTCAGGATCTCGCCAAAGCGGGCCTGCAAGTCGATGCTCAGCAGCAACAGCAACTCCTTGCCTTTGTGGCGCTGCTCGACAAGTGGAACAAGGCCTATAACCTGACGTCGGTGCGGGAACCGGCGCAAATGCTGACCCGCCATATCCTCGATAGCCTGGTGGTGTCACCTCATCTGGTGGGCACGCGTTTTATCGATGTGGGTACAGGCCCCGGTTTACCGGGCATTCCGCTGGCCATCATCAATCCGGATAAAGAGTTTGTTTTGCTCGACAGCCTCGGTAAACGTATTCGTTTCCAAAAGCAGGTGGCAGTGGAGCTTGGGCTTAAAAACATCAGTTCGGTGGAAAGCCGGGTCGAGCTGTATCAACCGGAGCAGGGATTTGACGGCGTGCTCAGCCGTGCTTTTGCATCTGTGGGCGATATGCTCAGCTGGTGCCATCATCTGCCAGCCGAAGACGGCTGTTTTTATGCTCTCAAGGGCCAACTTGCGGACGAGGAAATGGCCGGGATCCCCGAAGGCGTTAAGTTGATTGAAACCATCAGGCTCACAGTCCCCGGACTGGATGAGCAGAGGCATCTGCTGAAATTGGTCAAAGCGTGA
- a CDS encoding ParA family protein, whose amino-acid sequence MGKVIAVANQKGGVGKTTTCINLAASLAATRRKVLLIDLDPQGNATMGSGVDKYEVENTAYELLVEEKPFADVVVKDTQGKYDLIAANGDVTAAEIKLMEFFAREVRLRNALAPIRDQYDYIFIDCPPSLNMLTVNAMSAADSVLVPMQCEYFALEGLTALIDTIGKLASMVNPGLGIEGILRTMYDPRNRLANDVSDQLKQHFGEKVYRTVIPRNIRLAEAPSFGAPAMYYDKSSAGAKAYLALAGEMIRRGEQTQAKKQA is encoded by the coding sequence GTGGGGAAAGTCATTGCTGTAGCCAACCAGAAAGGTGGCGTAGGAAAAACAACTACTTGCATTAACCTGGCAGCGTCGCTGGCAGCAACCCGTCGCAAGGTGCTGCTGATAGACCTCGATCCCCAGGGCAATGCCACCATGGGCAGTGGTGTCGATAAATACGAGGTAGAAAATACCGCTTATGAGCTGCTCGTGGAGGAAAAGCCCTTTGCCGATGTGGTGGTGAAAGATACTCAGGGCAAGTACGATCTGATTGCCGCCAATGGTGATGTGACAGCCGCCGAAATTAAGCTGATGGAGTTTTTTGCCCGTGAGGTGCGCTTGCGTAATGCGTTGGCCCCCATTCGCGATCAGTATGATTATATTTTTATCGACTGTCCGCCATCCCTGAACATGCTGACCGTGAATGCCATGTCGGCTGCCGATTCAGTGCTGGTGCCCATGCAATGTGAGTATTTTGCCCTCGAAGGTCTCACAGCCCTTATCGATACCATAGGCAAGCTGGCCTCCATGGTAAATCCGGGGCTTGGCATCGAAGGAATTTTGCGTACCATGTACGATCCTCGCAATCGATTGGCCAATGATGTGTCCGATCAGCTCAAGCAGCATTTTGGCGAGAAAGTTTACCGGACTGTGATCCCCCGTAATATCCGTCTGGCCGAGGCCCCCAGTTTTGGCGCGCCCGCCATGTATTACGACAAATCCAGTGCCGGTGCCAAGGCCTACCTGGCCCTGGCCGGAGAGATGATTCGCCGGGGCGAGCAAACCCAGGCAAAAAAGCAGGCGTAA
- the mioC gene encoding FMN-binding protein MioC produces the protein MAKIEILIGTTLGGSEYVADELAALLNEAGHECITHLDPSLDSLDTSSLWLLVSATHGAGDLPDNLQPFAKSLMLTMPDLSGVQFALCAIGDSSYDTFCEGPEQLVQLLNDAGAKPFVDKIRIDVQADPVPEEPAIQWLQQWIGKL, from the coding sequence ATGGCAAAAATTGAAATCCTGATTGGCACCACCCTGGGTGGCAGTGAGTACGTGGCGGATGAACTGGCGGCTTTGCTGAATGAAGCAGGCCACGAATGTATTACCCACCTGGATCCGTCGCTGGATTCACTGGATACCTCGTCCCTGTGGCTGCTGGTGTCGGCCACCCATGGCGCAGGTGATCTGCCCGATAATCTACAGCCATTTGCCAAGTCTTTGATGCTAACCATGCCGGATTTGAGCGGCGTACAGTTTGCGCTCTGCGCCATTGGCGACTCCAGTTACGATACCTTCTGCGAGGGGCCGGAACAGCTTGTTCAATTATTGAACGACGCCGGTGCAAAACCCTTTGTGGATAAGATCCGGATCGATGTACAGGCCGATCCAGTGCCAGAAGAGCCAGCCATTCAGTGGTTGCAACAATGGATTGGTAAGCTCTGA